The following are from one region of the Nymphaea colorata isolate Beijing-Zhang1983 chromosome 7, ASM883128v2, whole genome shotgun sequence genome:
- the LOC116257952 gene encoding uncharacterized protein LOC116257952 isoform X1 — protein sequence MKQVSSLRFLLFVALLLLLSVAFARSVVEKKDEKNATGDFTCGVDCNNGRCCAYGENCCSGTGCCRSGQTCCGYLLCCDLNEYAAFVNAHAVRSRPAALAN from the exons ATGAAGCAAGTTTCTTCCCTGCGCTTCCTCCTCTTTGTTGCCCTTCTCTTGCTGCTCTCTGTGGCTTTTGCACGTAGTGTGGTTGAAAAAAAGG ACGAAAAGAATGCAACGGGCGACTTTACTTGTGGGGTCGATTGCAACAATGGTCGATGCTGCGCATATGGTGAGAACTGCTGCTCCGGCACTGGATGCTGCCGATCTGGTCAGACATGCTGCGGCTATCTTCTTTGCTGCGACCTTAACGAGTATGCTGCGTTCGTGAATGCCCACGCTGTCCGTAGCAGGCCAGCAGCCCTAGCAAACTGA